In Pyrus communis chromosome 8, drPyrComm1.1, whole genome shotgun sequence, one genomic interval encodes:
- the LOC137742542 gene encoding RHOMBOID-like protein 1 isoform X1 translates to MERGQSAAPSSLEIKVVSPRRSDNVVHQGGQPPETTTPRRSFSDYNPLKRWVSWLVPSIVVANIVVFVVTMFVNDCPKNSDTCIGRFLGGLSFQPFKENPLLGPSSTTLEKMGALDAQRVVHQHQGWRLISCMWLHAGVFHVLANMLSLVFIGIQLEQEFGFVRIGFLYLMSGFGGSLLSALFIQYGISVGASGALFGLLGSMLSELISNWTMYVNKLAALLTLLFIIIINLAVGILPHVDNFAHIGGFVSGFLLGFLFLIRPQFEWLTQGNASPGPVTTPVKSKHKTYQYVLWVLSLILLIVGYTLGLVTLFRGVNLNNHCSWCHYLSCVPTSKWNCKSQNIYCLSSQIGNQLNLTCVSNGRNGTYSLSDPSPSRTQQLCAELCS, encoded by the exons ATGGAGAGAGGCCAATCTGCTGCGCCGAGCAGCTTAGAGATAAAGGTGGTGAGTCCACGGCGGAGCGACAACGTTGTGCACCAGGGGGGACAGCCTCCGGAGACGACGACTCCGCGGCGGTCGTTCAGTGACTACAACCCGTTGAAGAGGTGGGTGTCATGGCTGGTGCCGTCGATTGTGGTTGCCAACATTGTGGTTTTTGTGGTGACCATGTTCGTGAACGATTGCCCCAAGAACTCCGACACTTGCATTGGTCGGTTCCTTGGCGGCCTCTCTTTTCAGCCCTTCAAGGAAAACCCACTTCTTGGGCCGTCTTCAACCAC ATTAGAAAAGATGGGTGCTCTAGACGCGCAGAGAGTGGTTCATCAACACCAGGGATGGCGACTGATCTCTTGTATGTGGTTACATGCTGGAGTTTTCCATGTGCTTGCCAATATGCTCAGTCTTGTATTCATTGGAATTCAGCTTGAGCAAGAGTTTGGATTTG TTCGAATTGGTTTCCTATATCTCATGTCTGGTTTTGGTGGGAGTTTGCTTTCAGCTCTTTTTATTCAATATGGTATTTCTGTTGGTGCTTCTGGTGCACTTTTTGGTTTACTAGGAAGCATGCTTTCAGAGCTCATATCAAATTGGACAATGTATGTAAATAAG TTAGCAGCATTGCTTACTCTCCTTTTCATCATCATAATAAACTTAGCAGTGGGGATTCTACCACATGTGGACAACTTTGCTCATATTGGAGGATTTGTCTCCGGATTTCTTcttggatttttgtttttgatccGCCCCCAGTTTGAATGGCTTACCCAAGGGAATGCTTCCCCTGGACCTGTTACTACTCCAGTTAAATCTAAACACAAGACATATCAATATGTATTGTGGGTCCTCTCTTTGATACTATTGATTGTTGG GTATACTCTTGGCCTGGTTACTCTTTTTCGAGGGGTCAATCTAAACAATCACTGTTCCTGGTGTCATTATTTGAGCTGTGTCCCTACGTCAAAATGGAATTGCAAGTCACAAAATATTTATTGTTTG TCGAGCCAGATAGGGAATCAGCTGAACTTAACGTGCGTAAGCAATGGCAGAAATGGAACATATTCGTTGTCGGATCCCAGCCCCTCCCGGACTCAGCAGCTATGTGCTGAGCTTTGCAGTTGA
- the LOC137742542 gene encoding RHOMBOID-like protein 1 isoform X4 translates to MGALDAQRVVHQHQGWRLISCMWLHAGVFHVLANMLSLVFIGIQLEQEFGFVRIGFLYLMSGFGGSLLSALFIQYGISVGASGALFGLLGSMLSELISNWTMYVNKLAALLTLLFIIIINLAVGILPHVDNFAHIGGFVSGFLLGFLFLIRPQFEWLTQGNASPGPVTTPVKSKHKTYQYVLWVLSLILLIVGYTLGLVTLFRGVNLNNHCSWCHYLSCVPTSKWNCKSQNIYCLSSQIGNQLNLTCVSNGRNGTYSLSDPSPSRTQQLCAELCS, encoded by the exons ATGGGTGCTCTAGACGCGCAGAGAGTGGTTCATCAACACCAGGGATGGCGACTGATCTCTTGTATGTGGTTACATGCTGGAGTTTTCCATGTGCTTGCCAATATGCTCAGTCTTGTATTCATTGGAATTCAGCTTGAGCAAGAGTTTGGATTTG TTCGAATTGGTTTCCTATATCTCATGTCTGGTTTTGGTGGGAGTTTGCTTTCAGCTCTTTTTATTCAATATGGTATTTCTGTTGGTGCTTCTGGTGCACTTTTTGGTTTACTAGGAAGCATGCTTTCAGAGCTCATATCAAATTGGACAATGTATGTAAATAAG TTAGCAGCATTGCTTACTCTCCTTTTCATCATCATAATAAACTTAGCAGTGGGGATTCTACCACATGTGGACAACTTTGCTCATATTGGAGGATTTGTCTCCGGATTTCTTcttggatttttgtttttgatccGCCCCCAGTTTGAATGGCTTACCCAAGGGAATGCTTCCCCTGGACCTGTTACTACTCCAGTTAAATCTAAACACAAGACATATCAATATGTATTGTGGGTCCTCTCTTTGATACTATTGATTGTTGG GTATACTCTTGGCCTGGTTACTCTTTTTCGAGGGGTCAATCTAAACAATCACTGTTCCTGGTGTCATTATTTGAGCTGTGTCCCTACGTCAAAATGGAATTGCAAGTCACAAAATATTTATTGTTTG TCGAGCCAGATAGGGAATCAGCTGAACTTAACGTGCGTAAGCAATGGCAGAAATGGAACATATTCGTTGTCGGATCCCAGCCCCTCCCGGACTCAGCAGCTATGTGCTGAGCTTTGCAGTTGA
- the LOC137742542 gene encoding RHOMBOID-like protein 1 isoform X2, whose translation MERGQSAAPSSLEIKVVSPRRSDNVVHQGGQPPETTTPRRSFSDYNPLKRWVSWLVPSIVVANIVVFVVTMFVNDCPKNSDTCIGRFLGGLSFQPFKENPLLGPSSTTLEKMGALDAQRVVHQHQGWRLISCMWLHAGVFHVLANMLSLVFIGIQLEQEFGFVRIGFLYLMSGFGGSLLSALFIQYGISVGASGALFGLLGSMLSELISNWTMYVNKVYSWPGYSFSRGQSKQSLFLVSLFELCPYVKMELQVTKYLLFVEPDRESAELNVRKQWQKWNIFVVGSQPLPDSAAMC comes from the exons ATGGAGAGAGGCCAATCTGCTGCGCCGAGCAGCTTAGAGATAAAGGTGGTGAGTCCACGGCGGAGCGACAACGTTGTGCACCAGGGGGGACAGCCTCCGGAGACGACGACTCCGCGGCGGTCGTTCAGTGACTACAACCCGTTGAAGAGGTGGGTGTCATGGCTGGTGCCGTCGATTGTGGTTGCCAACATTGTGGTTTTTGTGGTGACCATGTTCGTGAACGATTGCCCCAAGAACTCCGACACTTGCATTGGTCGGTTCCTTGGCGGCCTCTCTTTTCAGCCCTTCAAGGAAAACCCACTTCTTGGGCCGTCTTCAACCAC ATTAGAAAAGATGGGTGCTCTAGACGCGCAGAGAGTGGTTCATCAACACCAGGGATGGCGACTGATCTCTTGTATGTGGTTACATGCTGGAGTTTTCCATGTGCTTGCCAATATGCTCAGTCTTGTATTCATTGGAATTCAGCTTGAGCAAGAGTTTGGATTTG TTCGAATTGGTTTCCTATATCTCATGTCTGGTTTTGGTGGGAGTTTGCTTTCAGCTCTTTTTATTCAATATGGTATTTCTGTTGGTGCTTCTGGTGCACTTTTTGGTTTACTAGGAAGCATGCTTTCAGAGCTCATATCAAATTGGACAATGTATGTAAATAAG GTATACTCTTGGCCTGGTTACTCTTTTTCGAGGGGTCAATCTAAACAATCACTGTTCCTGGTGTCATTATTTGAGCTGTGTCCCTACGTCAAAATGGAATTGCAAGTCACAAAATATTTATTGTTTG TCGAGCCAGATAGGGAATCAGCTGAACTTAACGTGCGTAAGCAATGGCAGAAATGGAACATATTCGTTGTCGGATCCCAGCCCCTCCCGGACTCAGCAGCTATGTGCTGA
- the LOC137742542 gene encoding RHOMBOID-like protein 1 isoform X3, with protein MERGQSAAPSSLEIKVVSPRRSDNVVHQGGQPPETTTPRRSFSDYNPLKRWVSWLVPSIVVANIVVFVVTMFVNDCPKNSDTCIGRFLGGLSFQPFKENPLLGPSSTTLEKMGALDAQRVVHQHQGWRLISCMWLHAGVFHVLANMLSLVFIGIQLEQEFGFVRIGFLYLMSGFGGSLLSALFIQYGISVGASGALFGLLGSMLSELISNWTMYVNKVYSWPGYSFSRGQSKQSLFLVSLFELCPYVKMELQVTKYLLFGNMLYFFSVYINFHLNI; from the exons ATGGAGAGAGGCCAATCTGCTGCGCCGAGCAGCTTAGAGATAAAGGTGGTGAGTCCACGGCGGAGCGACAACGTTGTGCACCAGGGGGGACAGCCTCCGGAGACGACGACTCCGCGGCGGTCGTTCAGTGACTACAACCCGTTGAAGAGGTGGGTGTCATGGCTGGTGCCGTCGATTGTGGTTGCCAACATTGTGGTTTTTGTGGTGACCATGTTCGTGAACGATTGCCCCAAGAACTCCGACACTTGCATTGGTCGGTTCCTTGGCGGCCTCTCTTTTCAGCCCTTCAAGGAAAACCCACTTCTTGGGCCGTCTTCAACCAC ATTAGAAAAGATGGGTGCTCTAGACGCGCAGAGAGTGGTTCATCAACACCAGGGATGGCGACTGATCTCTTGTATGTGGTTACATGCTGGAGTTTTCCATGTGCTTGCCAATATGCTCAGTCTTGTATTCATTGGAATTCAGCTTGAGCAAGAGTTTGGATTTG TTCGAATTGGTTTCCTATATCTCATGTCTGGTTTTGGTGGGAGTTTGCTTTCAGCTCTTTTTATTCAATATGGTATTTCTGTTGGTGCTTCTGGTGCACTTTTTGGTTTACTAGGAAGCATGCTTTCAGAGCTCATATCAAATTGGACAATGTATGTAAATAAG GTATACTCTTGGCCTGGTTACTCTTTTTCGAGGGGTCAATCTAAACAATCACTGTTCCTGGTGTCATTATTTGAGCTGTGTCCCTACGTCAAAATGGAATTGCAAGTCACAAAATATTTATTGTTTGGTAACATGCTGTACTTCTTTTCTGTGTATATTAACTTCCACCTTAATATTTGA
- the LOC137741472 gene encoding probable xyloglucan galactosyltransferase GT11: protein MGRPFVTFAACRNQYWFVCASFLIWFLLLCVYHSQFMVGKSLIALLGNHNINISVDVASESDDLIDSVSLPEEINESSSRKSRDDAHMNIVFNDRSGGDFNLRTKDVFGITEHGFEKFGHLSKKESEPRDRNDQARDLSENKAQSEKGDDAVKPEEHVVERVESYSESVSESCLGKYIYVHDIPSKFNKDLLKKCGSLSNWTDMCELASNFGLGPHLSNFEKVYSNTGWFATNQFLLEVIFHSRMKQYNCLTKNSSLASAIFVPYYAGLDVARYLWGSSISMRDSGSLEIAKWLREKPEWKKMWGRDHFMVAGRITWDFRRWTDKDSEWGTKLMLLPESKNMTMLAIESSPWNSNDFAIPYPTYFHPSKDIEVFQWQNRMRRQKRRILFSFAGGPRPNLQNSIRNEIINQCRAARRKCKLLECTSGPDKCHKPVFVMKMFQGSVFCLQPPGDSLTRRSIFDSILAGCIPVFFHPGSAYVQYLWHLPKDYTKYSVLIPAFDIKKGKVSIERTLNNIPRQKVYDMREEVVKLIPRVIYADPGSRLETLEDAFDIAVKGVLERVETIRKDMREGKNTSFDYAEKVSWKYNLFGNVEEHEWDPFFERQHF, encoded by the coding sequence ATGGGAAGGCCTTTCGTGACGTTTGCAGCGTGCCGCAACCAATACTGGTTTGTATGTGCCTCATTCCTTATCTGGTTTCTATTGCTTTGTGTATACCACTCGCAGTTCATGGTAGGAAAGAGCCTGATTGCATTGTTAGGTAATCACAATATCAACATTTCTGTCGATGTTGCTAGTGAGTCTGATGATCTCATTGATTCGGTTTCTCTGCCCGAAGAAATCAATGAAAGTAGTAGCAGAAAATCTAGAGATGATGCTCATATGAACATTGTTTTCAATGACCGAAGTGGTGGGGATTTTAATCTGAGAACGAAAGATGTTTTCGGAATCACagaacatggctttgaaaaattTGGGCACCTTTCTAAGAAGGAATCAGAGCCTCGTGACAGAAATGATCAAGCACGCGATCTGAGCGAAAATAAAGCTCAATCCGAGAAAGGGGATGATGCCGTTAAGCCAGAAGAACATGTGGTTGAAAGGGTTGAATCGTATTCGGAATCCGTTTCTGAATCATGCTTAGGCAAATACATTTATGTTCATGACATCCCTAGCAAATTTAACAAGGACTTGTTGAAGAAATGTGGTTCGCTTAGCAATTGGACTGACATGTGTGAGCTCGCATCAAACTTTGGTCTTGGTCCCCATCTTTCGAATTTTGAAAAAGTTTACTCAAACACTGGTTGGTTTGCTACAAATCAGTTCTTGTTAGAGGTCATATTTCACAGCAGAATGAAGCAGTAcaattgtttgacaaaaaactcATCCCTAGCTTCAGCCATTTTCGTACCTTACTACGCTGGCCTAGACGTCGCACGCTACCTTTGGGGATCGAGCATTTCCATGAGAGATTCTGGTTCACTTGAGATTGCGAAATGGCTGAGAGAAAAACCAGAGTGGAAGAAAATGTGGGGAAGAGATCATTTTATGGTGGCAGGAAGAATTACTTGGGATTTTCGGAGATGGACTGACAAGGATTCGGAGTGGGGAACGAAGCTTATGCTTTTGCCCGAATCGAAAAACATGACAATGTTGGCAATAGAATCCAGCCCTTGGAACAGCAATGACTTTGCCATACCATATCCAACATACTTCCACCCTTCAAAAGACATTGAGGTGTTCCAATGGCAGAACCGAATGAGGAGGCAGAAGCGGCGCATATTGTTCTCCTTCGCTGGCGGCCCTAGGCCTaatctccaaaactcaatccgcAACGAAATCATAAACCAATGCAGGGCAGCAAGGAGGAAATGCAAGCTCCTAGAATGCACATCCGGTCCAGACAAGTGCCACAAGCCGGTTTTTGTCATGAAAATGTTCCAAGGCTCCGTCTTCTGCCTGCAGCCTCCCGGGGACTCTCTAACCCGAAGATCAATCTTCGATTCAATCCTCGCAGGCTGCATTCCAGTGTTCTTCCACCCAGGGTCCGCGTACGTTCAATACCTATGGCATCTCCCCAAGGACTACACCAAATACTCAGTCCTCATACCAGCATTCGACATAAAGAAAGGGAAGGTGAGCATTGAGAGGACACTCAATAACATTCCGAGGCAGAAAGTTTACGACATGAGAGAGGAGGTTGTGAAGCTGATTCCTAGAGTGATATACGCCGATCCAGGCTCCAGATTGGAGACGCTGGAGGATGCATTCGACATTGCGGTTAAAGGGGTTCTTGAGAGAGTGGAAACAATTAGGAAGGACATGAGAGAAGGGAAGAACACAAGCTTCGATTACGCAGAGAAAGTGAGTTGGAAGTACAATTTGTTTGGGAATGTGGAGGAACATGAGTGGGATCCTTTCTTTGAGAGACAACATTTTTAA
- the LOC137742783 gene encoding PGR5-like protein 1B, chloroplastic, whose translation MAATSASFTPHLVGSTVPELSRNPRSTGAPFSVRISSGSNYPTTRDNLSEGPYCIYVGPIETASKETLEALYRQARDAYYSGDPLIVDDMFDRVEMKLRWYGSKCVVKYPRCSLRRQSTYADAEEDFSQVFALASIWILFLAFGSSVCLVPVVYTGGLAYQDAFNPVFSYINQAPALSMLNSILFMILGSVIGYPIASASVKVLQGLWRNDLVALKGACPNCGDEVFAFVKSDQSNSPHRANCHVCECLLEFRTKVEMSISPLGRRWVHGRIYLVSRGGRSQPQRRL comes from the exons ATGGCGGCCACGAGCGCCTCCTTCACTCCACACTTGGTGGGGTCCACAGTCCCCGAACTTTCCAGAAACCCTAGATCCACAGGAGCTCCGTTCTCCGTCCGAATCTCATCCGGCAGTAACTACCCGACGACCCGCGATAATCTCTCCGAGGGCCCCTACTGCATCTACGTCGGCCCGATCGAAACCGCCAGCAAAGAAACCCTCGAAGCCCTCTACCGTCAG GCACGTGATGCGTATTACAGTGGCGACCCTTTGATTGTCGATGACATGTTTGATAGAGTCGag ATGAAGCTACGATGGTACGGATCGAAATGCGTCGTGAAATACCCACGTTGTAGTCTTAGGAGACAATCAACTTATGCAGATGCTGAG GAAGATTTCTCACAGGTTTTTGCATTAGCGAGCATATGGATCCTCTTTCTTGCTTTTGGCAGTTCAGTGTGTCTTGTGCCTGTAGTTTACACTGGTGGCTTAGCTTATCAAGATGCTTTCAATCCAGTATTTTCGTATATAAACCAAGCACCTGCTCTTTCGATGCTGAATTCCATTCTCTTCATGATACTGGGTTCTGTCATCGGTTACCCAATTGCATCAGCTTCTG TTAAAGTACTTCAAGGCCTGTGGAGAAATGACTTGGTGGCACTAAAAGGGGCGTGCCCAAATTGTGGGGATGAG GTGTTTGCATTTGTGAAATCCGATCAGTCTAACTCCCCGCATAGAGCAAATTGTCACGTATGTGAATGCTTGTTAGAGTTCCGTACCAAGGTTGAG ATGTCTATTTCACCACTCGGTAGAAGATGGGTACATGGCCGTATCTACCTTGTTTCGCGAGGAGGCAGAAGCCAACCCCAAAGACGGCTATAA
- the LOC137743271 gene encoding uncharacterized protein: protein MKEGKSVKLNGQQQQPQPPQHQNGHLSPFKFAKLLDPEASWDKDQLGDVLHWIRQAMALACGLLWGAIPLVGGIWFVIFLVISTGIIYGYYAMVLRVDEEDFGGHGALLQEGLFASITLFLLAWILVYSLGHF, encoded by the exons ATGAAAGAAGGGAAGTCAGTAAAATTGAACGGTCAACAGCAGCAGCCGCAGCCGCCGCAGCACCAGAACGGTCACTTGTCGCCGTTCAAATTCGCCAAGTTGTTGGATCCGGAAGCTTCCTGGGACAAG gATCAATTGGGAGATGTCTTGCATTGGATTCGACAAGCAATGGCCCTCGCATGTGGGCTACTGTGGGGTGCAATACCATTGGTCGGAGGCATATGGTTCGTCAT ttttttgGTAATATCAACTGGAATCATATATGGCTACTACGCAATGGTACTAAGGGTTGACGAAGAAGACTTTGGTGGTCATGGAGCTCTCCTCCAAGAGGGGCTTTTTGCTTCCATAACTCTTTTTCTG CTTGCCTGGATTCTAGTATACAGCTTGGGACATTTCTGA